A window from uncultured Anaeromusa sp. encodes these proteins:
- a CDS encoding phosphodiester glycosidase family protein — MKQMARVLFMLWMGLWLAIAPVWAGAAQPAPVVSGVRYSSGADLLRVVVDADRPMEADWKVDEANGMLVVSFPGRLGAGAPGNVDLKDDVVGDLKLTALAGKVELRMPLNAASVGKVFSLQGPDRLVIDILKAKDTKLEQTLHEGVTYRFWQRATAKGPVSIYTLEMDPKRARLQAVLSQDQIPGLETVSSMTARTGALAAVNGGYFEPDGEIIGLMKMNQEMVSLSYIPRSAVGIYNDGMVRIGKPDDYVGTVKLPNGMLVAVSGINQERTEDSLILYNHFNGDSTGTNDFGAEYVLVKGKIVKINKDKGNTPIPDEGVVLSVHGKARAAFDGLKIGDAVELKQSLGNLWDRADDVLGAGPMLVQGGQVYVTTKLEKFGNDVAGGRAPRTAIGRTKQGNVLLVVVDGRQQKSIGMTLTEIAILMQELGAEDAMNLDGGGSSEMVVGNEVMNRPSDGRERSVGAVLAVFPKK; from the coding sequence ATGAAACAGATGGCTCGAGTTTTGTTTATGCTATGGATGGGATTGTGGTTGGCGATAGCGCCGGTTTGGGCCGGAGCTGCGCAGCCAGCGCCTGTTGTGAGCGGAGTTCGCTATAGCTCCGGGGCGGATCTGTTGCGAGTCGTAGTGGATGCAGATCGTCCCATGGAGGCGGATTGGAAGGTAGATGAAGCTAACGGCATGCTAGTCGTCTCGTTCCCCGGGCGTTTGGGAGCGGGCGCACCTGGCAATGTAGATTTAAAAGATGATGTCGTGGGAGATTTGAAACTGACGGCTTTGGCGGGGAAGGTTGAATTAAGGATGCCTTTGAATGCGGCCAGCGTCGGGAAGGTCTTTTCTTTGCAGGGGCCGGATCGTCTTGTTATTGATATTCTTAAGGCTAAGGATACAAAGCTTGAGCAGACTTTGCACGAAGGCGTAACTTATCGGTTTTGGCAGCGGGCGACAGCTAAGGGGCCAGTGAGCATTTATACACTGGAGATGGATCCTAAGAGAGCGAGGCTGCAGGCTGTTTTATCACAAGATCAAATTCCCGGCTTGGAGACAGTTTCTTCGATGACTGCACGAACCGGGGCGTTGGCCGCTGTGAATGGCGGTTACTTTGAACCGGATGGAGAAATTATTGGGTTGATGAAAATGAATCAGGAAATGGTCAGCCTTTCTTACATACCACGAAGCGCGGTAGGCATTTATAATGACGGCATGGTGCGTATTGGCAAGCCCGATGATTATGTCGGCACAGTAAAGCTGCCAAATGGCATGTTGGTGGCGGTTAGCGGCATTAATCAGGAGCGAACGGAAGACAGCTTGATTTTGTACAATCATTTTAACGGCGATTCCACAGGAACCAATGATTTTGGCGCTGAATATGTATTGGTAAAAGGGAAGATTGTAAAAATTAATAAAGACAAGGGGAACACGCCGATCCCTGATGAGGGAGTGGTTTTATCAGTTCATGGCAAAGCCAGGGCGGCCTTTGACGGCTTGAAAATAGGAGATGCGGTGGAATTGAAGCAGAGCCTAGGAAACCTGTGGGATCGGGCGGATGATGTGTTGGGAGCAGGACCGATGCTTGTTCAAGGAGGTCAAGTGTACGTTACAACAAAACTAGAGAAATTTGGGAATGATGTAGCGGGAGGCAGGGCGCCGCGTACGGCGATTGGACGCACCAAACAAGGGAACGTACTCTTGGTGGTCGTTGACGGCAGACAGCAGAAAAGCATTGGTATGACGCTGACCGAAATCGCGATATTAATGCAGGAATTGGGAGCGGAGGATGCCATGAATCTAGATGGCGGCGGCTCTAGCGAAATGGTAGTAGGAAATGAAGTGATGAATCGCCCGTCGGATGGCCGGGAACGTTCTGTCGGCGCGGTATTGGCCGTTTTTCCTAAAAAGTGA
- a CDS encoding rod-binding protein, whose translation MRIEPIGQSGVQAGLGANAQTTAAVAGDAVFADQLRQAESAAKLKGQSGDEAKLKRVCQEMESVFLNMLLTTMRASVPKTGLTGEDSQGEEIMQSMLDQELSKNMSQAGGIGLADMMYRQLSMTNSASVKASSQSSR comes from the coding sequence ATGCGGATAGAACCAATCGGGCAGAGCGGCGTTCAGGCGGGCCTTGGCGCCAATGCCCAGACGACAGCGGCTGTGGCGGGGGATGCGGTGTTTGCCGATCAACTGCGGCAGGCGGAAAGCGCGGCGAAACTCAAAGGACAGTCCGGCGACGAAGCCAAGCTGAAGCGGGTATGTCAGGAAATGGAATCTGTGTTTTTGAATATGCTGCTGACAACCATGAGGGCGAGCGTGCCGAAAACCGGCTTGACTGGCGAGGACTCTCAGGGAGAAGAGATTATGCAATCCATGTTAGACCAAGAATTGAGCAAGAATATGTCCCAGGCGGGGGGCATTGGCTTAGCAGATATGATGTATAGGCAATTGAGCATGACCAATAGCGCCAGTGTGAAAGCAAGCAGCCAGTCATCCCGTTAG